A window of the Haloarcula litorea genome harbors these coding sequences:
- a CDS encoding RNA ligase: MARDWATVFDLDTDAADLLEHFEREWFEGRQYRHLPDARHGVERGTAIVGDAVVRGYPSMPRALVLATAVPERFDGPVAVEEKLNGYNVRVARIDGDLLAFTRSGYVCPYTTAKVESLLDPAGFFDAHPGKMLCGELVGPENPYTEHDYAEVAEAGFYVFDVRDRETGDPVPVERRRDLCADYDLATVRQFGTYTPAAAVGVAREAIRDLDATGREGVVLKSVDGRRALKYTTSAIHRADLEHAFALPFDYGRDFLFTRVLREAFQAVEFGDSTAEVHERARRLGEAILVPAVETVRAVEAGEPVGDDHTVRGDPAVIESLLSHFRDQGLEVHVERDERVDGERVVAFTKVARATRDKTEYYLEGGTVDE; this comes from the coding sequence ATGGCCCGCGACTGGGCGACGGTGTTCGACCTCGACACGGACGCCGCCGACCTGCTGGAACACTTCGAGCGCGAGTGGTTCGAGGGCCGGCAGTACCGCCACCTCCCGGACGCCCGACACGGCGTCGAGCGCGGGACCGCCATCGTCGGCGACGCCGTCGTCCGCGGCTACCCGTCGATGCCCCGGGCGCTCGTACTGGCGACGGCCGTCCCCGAGCGGTTCGACGGTCCCGTCGCCGTCGAGGAGAAACTGAACGGCTACAACGTCCGGGTCGCGCGGATCGACGGGGACCTGCTGGCGTTCACCCGCAGCGGCTACGTCTGCCCCTACACCACCGCGAAGGTCGAGTCCCTGCTCGACCCCGCGGGGTTCTTCGACGCCCACCCCGGGAAGATGCTCTGTGGCGAACTGGTCGGGCCGGAGAACCCCTACACCGAACACGACTACGCGGAGGTCGCGGAGGCGGGCTTCTACGTCTTCGACGTCCGCGACCGGGAGACGGGGGACCCCGTCCCCGTCGAGCGCCGGCGGGACCTCTGTGCCGACTACGACCTGGCGACCGTCCGGCAGTTCGGCACGTACACGCCCGCCGCGGCGGTCGGCGTCGCCCGCGAAGCCATCCGCGACCTCGACGCGACGGGCCGCGAAGGGGTCGTGCTGAAGTCGGTCGACGGCCGGCGGGCGCTGAAGTACACCACCAGCGCCATCCACCGCGCGGACCTCGAACACGCGTTCGCGCTCCCGTTCGACTACGGTCGGGACTTCCTCTTCACTCGGGTGCTGCGCGAGGCGTTCCAGGCCGTCGAGTTCGGCGACTCGACCGCCGAGGTCCACGAGCGCGCCCGGCGGCTGGGAGAAGCGATCCTCGTCCCGGCCGTCGAGACGGTCCGGGCCGTCGAGGCCGGCGAGCCCGTCGGCGACGACCACACGGTGCGGGGCGACCCGGCGGTGATCGAGTCGCTGCTGTCGCACTTCCGGGACCAGGGGCTGGAGGTACACGTCGAGCGAGACGAGCGCGTCGACGGGGAGCGGGTCGTCGCGTTCACCAAGGTCGCGCGGGCGACCCGCGACAAGACCGAGTACTACCTCGAGGGCGGAACGGTCGACGAGTGA
- a CDS encoding RNA ligase partner protein, producing MADRPLKQRFVLDTSLFLTDEIRDDDQDAEAACRDLLDLIAEAKLVHNISCYMPPSIKTELTEMLADRNVDEAVLTKLDTWVITKSPAHHEVMIPADLVYEFIDEMSDRVNRGLRVSEKAVRKAEESRAEAVEEHDHMTEVDKVISDLRDEYRDALRQGVLDSREDFDLLVLAKELDAGVVTEDRGIINWAEDFGLRYLEGRAFPPLLTEYLAADDPDRWRDET from the coding sequence ATGGCCGACCGCCCGCTCAAACAGCGGTTCGTGCTGGACACCTCGCTGTTTCTCACCGACGAGATCCGGGACGACGACCAGGACGCCGAGGCGGCGTGTCGGGACCTGCTCGACCTGATCGCGGAGGCGAAACTGGTCCACAACATCTCCTGTTACATGCCGCCCTCGATCAAGACGGAGCTGACCGAGATGCTCGCGGACCGGAACGTCGACGAGGCGGTGCTGACGAAGCTGGACACGTGGGTCATCACGAAGTCGCCGGCCCACCACGAGGTGATGATCCCCGCGGACCTCGTCTACGAGTTCATCGACGAGATGTCCGACCGCGTGAACCGCGGGCTGCGGGTCTCGGAGAAGGCCGTCCGCAAGGCCGAGGAGTCCCGCGCCGAGGCCGTCGAGGAACACGACCACATGACCGAGGTGGACAAGGTGATCTCGGACCTGCGCGACGAGTACCGCGACGCGCTCCGGCAGGGGGTGCTGGACTCGCGGGAGGACTTCGACCTGCTCGTACTGGCCAAGGAGCTGGACGCCGGCGTCGTGACGGAGGACCGCGGCATCATCAACTGGGCGGAGGACTTCGGTCTGCGGTACCTCGAGGGGCGGGCGTTCCCGCCGCTGCTGACGGAGTACCTGGCCGCCGACGACCCCGACCGCTGGCGCGACGAGACCTAG
- a CDS encoding DUF7533 family protein codes for MAQGILDTVGLAAVLLLAGPIALFGLEHLVRGDLFGAALYLGVAAGLVVVEQYLTTPTDVPGLVAEKTVGAVVKTDDED; via the coding sequence ATGGCACAGGGTATCCTCGACACCGTCGGGCTCGCCGCCGTCCTCCTGCTGGCCGGCCCCATCGCGCTGTTCGGCCTGGAGCACCTGGTCCGGGGCGACCTGTTCGGGGCCGCGCTCTACCTCGGCGTCGCCGCCGGCCTGGTGGTCGTCGAGCAGTACCTCACGACGCCGACGGACGTCCCGGGGCTGGTCGCCGAGAAGACGGTCGGGGCGGTCGTGAAGACCGACGACGAGGACTAG
- a CDS encoding UvrD-helicase domain-containing protein yields the protein MTDSTTEVVRLFGGPGSGKTTALLDRVEELLEDDDVDFRDVLVVSYTRAAAAEIRERLAERLDVTPRALKGNVCTMHAKAYELLDLSRGDVVGEDDKEAFCEEFGIEYEDEYEGSRRRSARSTTLGNKIIATSQWLQRTRRDVADWYDVPFKWDEEEVRLPPEIDDNAQTGNKYTPTWPTDDDRVDVPNAIRGWRKYKGDNDVTGFADMLERVAQRSLLPNVDYLVIDEFQDITTLQYDVYEEWKPHMQRVLIAGDDDQVVYAWQGADPDLLLDEDVTQDEVLPNSYRLPSRILNVVNREVRHIDKRQEKDLNPRKEGGRVEAVTNPSMFDLARNVKATVQESDETVMVLFRARYQMFQFIDEFIDEGIPFSCLTDQRMWTDRLTEYVNAVEAVEADEELTLLEARRLADMLADSAFGTGERDDFFDALEDVEEDHDADDIAEIDVDADFVTEYVPFVPDAASAGDMLRKVTSFQERSVDAYFTGDYRGMDADRVRLGTIHSAKGREADHVFVGTDLTEKVVEQMAATVDQKGIEVPSVDEFTKHTSPVPTLTDNERRVFYVGMSRARERLVLMENLIDGAPTLPIDVLLENAPSDRSIDELLDEAGEAIVAD from the coding sequence ATGACCGATTCGACCACCGAGGTTGTCCGCCTGTTCGGTGGGCCCGGGAGCGGGAAGACGACGGCCTTGCTCGACCGGGTCGAGGAACTGCTGGAGGACGACGACGTCGACTTCCGCGACGTGCTCGTCGTCTCGTACACCCGCGCGGCGGCCGCCGAGATCCGCGAGCGGCTCGCCGAGCGGCTCGACGTGACTCCCCGCGCGCTGAAGGGCAACGTCTGCACGATGCACGCGAAGGCGTACGAACTGCTGGATCTCTCCCGGGGCGACGTCGTCGGCGAGGACGACAAGGAGGCCTTCTGCGAGGAGTTCGGCATCGAGTACGAGGACGAGTACGAGGGGTCCCGGCGGCGCTCGGCACGGTCGACGACGCTGGGCAACAAGATCATCGCCACCAGCCAGTGGCTCCAGCGGACCCGCCGCGACGTGGCCGACTGGTACGACGTCCCGTTCAAGTGGGACGAGGAGGAGGTCCGCCTGCCGCCGGAGATCGACGACAACGCCCAGACCGGTAACAAGTACACGCCCACCTGGCCCACCGACGACGACCGCGTGGACGTGCCCAACGCCATCCGCGGCTGGCGGAAGTACAAGGGCGACAACGACGTCACCGGGTTCGCGGATATGCTCGAACGGGTCGCCCAGCGGTCGCTGCTGCCCAACGTCGACTACCTCGTCATCGACGAGTTCCAGGACATCACGACGCTGCAGTACGACGTCTACGAGGAGTGGAAGCCCCACATGCAGCGGGTCCTCATCGCCGGCGACGACGACCAGGTCGTCTACGCCTGGCAGGGCGCGGACCCCGACCTCCTGCTGGACGAGGACGTCACCCAGGACGAGGTGCTCCCGAACTCCTACCGACTGCCCTCGCGCATCCTCAACGTCGTCAACCGCGAGGTGCGCCACATCGACAAGCGCCAGGAGAAGGACCTCAACCCCCGCAAGGAGGGCGGGCGCGTCGAGGCGGTCACGAACCCCTCGATGTTCGACCTGGCGCGCAACGTCAAGGCCACCGTCCAGGAGTCCGACGAGACCGTGATGGTCCTCTTTCGGGCCCGCTACCAGATGTTCCAGTTCATCGACGAGTTCATCGACGAGGGCATCCCCTTCTCCTGTCTGACCGACCAGCGGATGTGGACCGACCGGCTGACCGAGTACGTCAACGCCGTCGAGGCCGTCGAGGCCGACGAGGAGCTGACGCTGCTGGAGGCCCGTCGGCTCGCGGACATGCTGGCCGACTCCGCGTTCGGTACCGGCGAGCGCGACGACTTCTTCGACGCCCTGGAGGACGTCGAGGAGGACCACGACGCCGACGACATCGCCGAGATCGACGTCGACGCCGACTTCGTCACCGAGTACGTGCCGTTCGTCCCCGACGCGGCCTCGGCCGGCGACATGCTCCGGAAGGTCACGAGCTTCCAGGAGCGCAGCGTCGACGCGTACTTCACCGGCGACTACCGCGGGATGGACGCCGACCGGGTCCGCCTGGGCACCATCCACTCCGCGAAGGGCCGCGAGGCCGACCACGTCTTCGTCGGCACCGACCTCACCGAGAAGGTGGTCGAGCAGATGGCCGCCACCGTCGACCAGAAGGGCATCGAGGTGCCAAGCGTCGACGAGTTCACGAAACACACCAGCCCCGTCCCGACCCTGACCGACAACGAGCGGCGCGTCTTCTACGTCGGGATGTCCCGGGCCCGGGAACGGCTGGTCCTGATGGAGAACCTCATCGACGGCGCGCCGACGCTGCCCATCGACGTGCTGCTGGAGAACGCACCGAGCGACCGCTCCATCGACGAACTGCTCGACGAGGCCGGCGAGGCCATCGTCGCCGACTGA
- a CDS encoding metallophosphoesterase, with amino-acid sequence MKVGIVSDTHDNTELVEAAVETFAEAGVETVVHCGDFVAPFSATPFDGDWTFYAVRGNNDGEWALESTVAELGTYCGEMGELTLDGQAVAVYHGTSGALVDALVECGTYDYVCHGHTHEAGVEEYEGTTRINPGGIAIPPAPEPFSVATLDTESGEVEFYEVG; translated from the coding sequence ATGAAAGTCGGAATCGTCTCGGACACGCACGACAACACGGAGCTGGTCGAGGCCGCCGTCGAGACGTTCGCCGAGGCGGGCGTCGAGACGGTGGTCCACTGCGGGGACTTCGTCGCGCCGTTCTCTGCGACCCCCTTCGACGGCGACTGGACGTTCTACGCGGTCCGGGGGAACAACGACGGCGAGTGGGCCCTGGAGTCGACCGTCGCGGAGTTGGGCACCTACTGCGGGGAGATGGGCGAACTGACGCTTGACGGCCAGGCGGTGGCGGTCTACCACGGCACCAGCGGCGCGCTCGTGGACGCGCTGGTCGAGTGTGGCACCTACGACTACGTGTGCCACGGCCACACCCACGAGGCGGGCGTCGAGGAGTACGAGGGGACCACGCGGATCAACCCCGGCGGCATCGCCATCCCGCCGGCCCCGGAGCCGTTCTCGGTGGCGACGCTGGACACCGAGAGCGGCGAGGTCGAGTTCTACGAGGTCGGATAG
- a CDS encoding DUF7521 family protein, with the protein MASGGVAIARGALVLMRMVVFGLTLGITLISFQAYRKRPSERLQFAFVGFAFISMGVAVSSVITQLSAGRVGALANVFFQMAETIPFIIGFAMLYVSLYR; encoded by the coding sequence ATGGCCTCCGGCGGCGTCGCCATCGCCCGCGGGGCGCTGGTCCTGATGCGGATGGTCGTGTTCGGCCTGACGCTCGGGATCACGCTCATCAGCTTCCAGGCCTACCGCAAGCGCCCCTCCGAGCGCCTGCAGTTCGCCTTCGTCGGCTTCGCGTTCATCAGTATGGGCGTGGCCGTCTCCAGCGTCATCACGCAGCTGAGCGCCGGCCGCGTGGGCGCGCTGGCGAACGTCTTCTTCCAGATGGCCGAGACCATCCCGTTCATCATCGGGTTCGCGATGCTGTACGTCTCGCTGTACCGGTAG
- a CDS encoding ArsR/SmtB family transcription factor, with product MAEDDEESIEEILDTIGDEHARRVLAAISRQPHSAKELAEECDLSLPTVYRRIELLDEYDLVKDRTLVAEDGNHYKVYESNFESTVISLEDEEYKVQIYREENLPDRFSQLWDELNPE from the coding sequence GTGGCAGAGGACGACGAGGAGAGCATCGAGGAGATCCTCGACACCATCGGCGACGAGCACGCCCGCCGAGTGTTGGCTGCGATCAGCCGCCAGCCCCACTCCGCGAAGGAGCTCGCCGAGGAGTGCGACCTCTCGCTGCCGACGGTGTACCGTCGCATCGAACTGCTCGACGAGTACGACCTCGTGAAAGACCGGACGCTGGTCGCCGAGGACGGCAACCACTACAAGGTCTACGAGTCGAACTTCGAGTCGACGGTCATCTCGCTCGAAGACGAGGAGTACAAGGTCCAGATCTACCGCGAGGAGAACCTCCCCGACCGGTTCAGCCAGCTGTGGGACGAGCTGAACCCCGAATGA
- a CDS encoding PadR family transcriptional regulator, with product MSGDDLRRVATGEAVGDRPDERLTPLDGTDDRRVAASRDAVPESVLASIADDVADGDVAVDDGLVTGSLDEVLLALIALSDDETHGTGLMTELSNLFDADLSPGTVYPRLHELEADDTLAVHELVQTKQYAIDDPDTARASIEDAARSHLALGLFLHASLDAV from the coding sequence ATGTCCGGAGACGACCTCCGTCGCGTGGCGACGGGCGAGGCGGTGGGCGACCGACCCGACGAGCGACTGACTCCCCTCGACGGGACGGACGACCGGCGAGTCGCGGCCAGTCGCGACGCCGTCCCGGAGTCGGTGTTGGCCTCGATCGCCGACGATGTCGCCGACGGCGACGTCGCGGTCGACGACGGACTCGTCACGGGGAGCCTCGACGAGGTCCTGCTGGCACTGATCGCGCTGTCGGACGACGAGACCCACGGGACCGGACTGATGACGGAGCTGTCGAACCTGTTCGACGCCGACCTGAGCCCGGGCACTGTCTACCCCCGGCTCCACGAGCTCGAAGCCGACGACACGCTCGCGGTCCACGAGCTCGTCCAGACCAAGCAGTACGCTATCGACGACCCCGACACGGCACGCGCGTCGATCGAGGACGCGGCACGCAGCCACCTGGCACTCGGGCTGTTCCTGCACGCGTCCCTCGACGCCGTGTGA